A single window of Solanum dulcamara chromosome 5, daSolDulc1.2, whole genome shotgun sequence DNA harbors:
- the LOC129889526 gene encoding probable serine/threonine-protein kinase PBL15 yields MTKDSKSWRPFTANCCSADDQTIFGNFSRCKTSKSDFSKNIGPLPSFRRLSFSDLSRSSSTRINEDLAQTFGPDLFDFQLSELRAITQNFSTNYLLGEGGFGTVHKGYVDENLRSSLKSQAVAVKLLNIEGLQGHREWLAEVIFLGQLRHKNLVRLIGYCCEDEERLLVYEFMPKGSLENHLFKRLSMSLPWGTRLKIAIGAAKGLAFLHGAEKPVIYRDFKTSNILLDSDFTAKLSDFGLAHMGPEGSNTHVTTRVMGTYGYAAPEYVSTGHLTTRSDIYSFGVVLLELLTGRRAMDKTRPKNEQNLVDWTRPYLSSSRRLRCIMDPRFGGQYSVKGAKEMAHLASLCTSLNPKDRPKMPAIIETLEALQPLRDMAVACGQWPPSTKSSNKYVVYAPKGNKDSKIVVIKNSRMGVNNKSK; encoded by the exons ATGACTAAAGACTCAAAATCTTGGAGACCTTTTACAGCTAATTGTTGTTCAGCTGATGACCAAACAATATTTGGCAATTTTAGTAGGTGCAAAACCTCGAAATCCGATTTTTCGAAGAACATAGGTCCATTACCATCGTTTCGTAGGTTGTCATTTTCGGATTTGAGCAGATCCTCGTCAACGCGTATTAACGAGGATCTTGCTCAAACATTTGGACCTGACTTGTTTGATTTCCAGCTGAGTGAATTACGAGCGATAACGCAGAATTTCTCGACGAATTACTTGCTTGGAGAAGGTGGATTTGGGACTGTACATAAAGGGTATGTTGATGAGAATTTGAGGAGTAGTTTGAAATCTCAAGCTGTTGCTGTTAAGCTTCTTAATATTGAAGGACTTCAAGGGCATAGGGAATGGCTG GCGGAAGTAATATTTCTAGGGCAGCTAAGGCACAAAAACTTGGTAAGATTGATTGGTTACTGTTGCGAGGATGAAGAACGCCTTCTTGTTTATGAATTCATGCCCAAAGGCAGCCTTGAGAATCATCTCTTTAAAA GATTATCGATGTCATTGCCATGGGGTACAAGATTGAAGATAGCAATAGGAGCAGCCAAAGGCCTTGCTTTCTTGCATGGAGCTGAAAAACCTGTTATTTATCGTGATTTCAAAACCTCCAACATTTTGCTGGATTCT GACTTTACTGCTAAATTGTCAGATTTTGGGCTTGCACATATGGGACCAGAAGGATCAAACACCCATGTTACCACTAGAGTAATGGGCACTTATGGATATGCAGCCCCTGAATATGTTAGCACAG GACATCTTACTACAAGAAGTGATATATATAGCTTTGGAGTGGTTTTACTAGAACTACTAACAGGAAGAAGAGCAATGGACAAAACAAGGCCCAAGAATGAGCAAAACTTAGTGGACTGGACTAGGCCTTACTTATCAAGTAGTCGAAGATTACGTTGCATAATGGATCCAAGATTTGGTGGACAATATTCAGTAAAAGGTGCAAAAGAAATGGCCCATCTAGCTTCACTATGCACAAGTTTGAACCCAAAAGATAGGCCCAAAATGCCAGCCATTATTGAAACATTAGAAGCCCTTCAACCACTAAGGGACATGGCTGTGGCTTGTGGACAATGGCCACCTTCTACAAAATCTAGCAATAAGTATGTTGTTTATGCACCAAAAGGAAACAAGGATAGCAAAATTGTGGTGATTAAGAATTCTCGTATGGGTGTTAATAATAAGAGCAAATAA
- the LOC129889527 gene encoding uncharacterized protein LOC129889527 — MAFNKPKKPLFSLNSSLCTTLFFIVLFTIPILLFLHTPTNSICTTTSSKIRSWSGDLRNAEFSWNRLKFNDKNPPLKNLKIAVFSRKWPMSATPGGMERHAYTLHMAMARRGHQVHVFTSPPLDHVTPTTSHMIDDSSQSSNLSPIIHWHEGEAGKWRYNKAWEQYEEENEREPFDIIHSESVALPHHVALSLSNLVVSWHGIALESVQSSIFQDLARNPNEPMSSNFNQGLQGMIPKVLNEIRFFHNYAHHVAISDSCGEMLRDVYQIPRKRVHVIVNGVDEEEFCEDSRLGHDFGSKIGLPQNASIVFGVAGRLVKDKGHPLLYEAFSQLKEKYPNVYLIVAGSGPWLQRYKDLGPQVIVLGSMNPSELKAFYNSIDIFVNPTLRPQGLDLTLMEAMMSGKPIMASRFPSIKGTIVVNDEYGFMFTPNVESLVEALEKVVEEGRGKLARRGKVCREYAASMFTAKKMALAYERLFLCIKNETFCTYH, encoded by the coding sequence ATGGCATTCAACAAGCCTAAAAAGCCTCTTTTTTCTCTTAATTCTAGCCTTTGTACCACCCTCTTTTTCATTGTTCTTTTCACCATTCCAATTCTTCTATTCCTCCATACCCCTACTAACTCCATTTGCACCACCACTTCTTCGAAAATCAGGTCTTGGTCTGGTGATCTACGCAATGCTGAGTTTTCATGGAACCGTTTGAAGTTCAATGATAAAAATCCCCCattgaaaaatctaaaaatcgCGGTCTTTTCTAGGAAATGGCCTATGAGTGCCACCCCTGGTGGCATGGAACGTCATGCCTATACGTTGCATATGGCTATGGCACGTCGTGGCCATCAAGTACATGTCTTCACTTCACCTCCTCTAGACCATGTTACTCCAACTACATCACATATGATCGATGATTCTTCACAAAGTTCCAATCTTTCACCAATTATTCATTGGCATGAGGGCGAGGCAGGGAAATGGCGTTACAATAAGGCATGGGAGCAATATGAAGAGGAAAATGAGAGAGAACCATTCGATATAATTCACTCAGAAAGTGTGGCATTGCCTCATCATGTAGCTCTTAGCCTTTCGAATCTCGTGGTATCATGGCATGGAATAGCTCTAGAGAGTGTACAATCAAGCATATTCCAAGATTTAGCTAGAAATCCTAACGAACCTATGTCCTCAAATTTTAATCAAGGCCTACAAGGCATGATACCAAAGGTGTTAAATGAAATTAGATTTTTTCATAACTATGCACACCATGTAGCTATAAGTGATAGTTGTGGAGAAATGCTTAGAGATGTGTACCAAATCCCAAGAAAAAGAGTCCATGTGATTGTCAATGGTGTAGATGAAGAAGAATTTTGTGAAGATTCAAGACTAGGCCATGATTTTGGATCCAAAATAGGTTTGCCACAAAATGCAAGCATAGTATTTGGTGTAGCTGGAAGATTAGTAAAAGATAAAGGACACCCTTTACTTTATGAAGCATTTTCACAACTCAAAGAAAAATACCCTAATGTTTATTTAATAGTAGCTGGCTCTGGACCTTGGTTACAAAGGTACAAAGATTTAGGACCTCAAGTTATAGTCTTAGGTTCAATGAATCCATCTGAATTAAAAGCATTTTATAACTCAATAGACATATTTGTGAATCCAACACTTAGACCACAAGGCCTTGATCTTACATTAATGGAAGCAATGATGAGTGGGAAACCAATTATGGCTTCAAGGTTTCCTAGTATAAAGGGAACAATTGTTGTGAATGATGAATATGGATTTATGTTTACACCAAATGTGGAGTCATTGGTAGAAGCACTTGAAAAAGTGGTTGAAGAAGGAAGAGGGAAATTAGCAAGAAGAGGAAAGGTTTGTAGGGAATATGCAGCTTCTATGTTCACTGCAAAAAAGATGGCTTTGGCTTATGAAAGATTATTCCTTTGCATTAAAAATGAAACATTTTGTACTTACcattaa